The Penaeus chinensis breed Huanghai No. 1 chromosome 29, ASM1920278v2, whole genome shotgun sequence genome window below encodes:
- the LOC125040283 gene encoding uncharacterized protein LOC125040283 gives MSSRDDEREPLLPPSCNAFVRQRSIRLPRNRYPSAQPISPDSRPHKFHSGSLNRWPAHCGTDSALQDSYLASDRSLRPIDSYPTSARFLEQSAASPYPASDCHYLPPRPPPSRSSKEVPRCLSREALRSAVSFGLHESDGRAPSMKAPSPEPLNDGARRYLESIRQTQQFSQPWSRNSYKDTGPTWEGATPSPSDRFSRQTGSLRGTLSRYGHQGNDSPSLRTPSPSPRGRTFVSDRVLESLKDSERQRSKSGSSSPQSPRSSPCSRRCRSVTREPESPAEERSQSFTQNLMQRLRRRSLSPSLRTLTPQGSPVLGRRSHRGSDATSEGAFKRHGSLPIPRKHSLERNWRSSSLRHPRAQTGVMQTLNNIISSRKESEACFALLPTPPSDTASPRSPLPNPASTLSNYMGKSSSHRTSVSSAYPREAQDSSSSTGSSTDESPSSSSGLSGRRSSRSCEVDPGSSFKRKELSMTTPFPIATRAWDEARLSLMNRHARSELDESLTWLRGCEGSPTRDSLCSTEESGDESRLLPDSFDADILHVMGFGHAEGPMGAPEALGTRATATHGDHVRYLISNDEEYLVSLDQMLHDYREMYKKTPPHIRQHFDLVFKQVGLINAFQRLLHNAIKEASRNLTLLAEVFRNVQFEVYRGYMIMTPTVQKELYRYSSHFDEHFPNLKRNILKPSMRLNFYAMALDGLKKHGTENEKMELQRSIDFLNQLKRQANTEITLATVVNSPVDLRLGGDMLFIGELSCLSGGTLQKKKYSMILFENMLVIVSSKMSYFKYKIHYRSEQLYDVEPYGPNDFLLSVLSEGQLQVIPLKFKAKSTALRDQWVAELQKTISKNKPSPCESPHSQIISGNTFGLLMPLSLFSVYPQLRITLEDTRAPEETKPIEEVCQKLIRTEKLFIKNLSTLLHPEVLPPPESLHDLLGKFLSVYSTSILPELEQALATSAYELLSCLMRKLDNMEIYSDYLLIRSQLTLRLERDVRAKLYISPVQHLECYILWLREVALNDKYRDIAQRIERKLYDYIMNAQIRLLTETIRNGRVDFRRSGNLIRNDAVDVKTRKKGVPYGTYQALLFQKVVIITKAKPPFYEYIWDIWLDQVNLGPPCNDAASFKLEVRQGGGREPITYEFHAASEEVKQEWIRSLQQELVLQAEKIRRRSASHF, from the exons ATGTCTTCGCGGGATGACGAGCGCGAGCCCCTTCTGCCGCCCTCCTGCAACGCCTTCGTTCGCCAGCGGAGCATCCGGCTGCCGAGGAACCGCTACCCGAGCGCGCAGCCGATCAGCCCGGACAGCCGACCGCATAAGTTCCATTCAGGCAGCTTGAATAGGTGGCCGGCGCACTGTGGGACAGACTCAGCACTGCAGGACTCATATCTGGCCAGTGACCGAAGTCTCAGACCAATAGACTCATACCCGACGAGCGCCCGCTTTCTGGAGCAATCTGCCGCCAGTCCCTACCCCGCCTCGGACTGCCACTACCTTCCTCCGCGCCCGCCGCCGAGCAGGTCCTCTAAGGAGGTTCCTAGGTGCCTGAGTCGCGAAGCTCTGAGATCCGCCGTCTCCTTCGGCCTTCATGAAAGTGATGGTCGCGCACCGTCGATGAAGGCTCCCTCGCCTGAGCCCTTAAATGACGGCGCCCGCCGGTACCTGGAGTCGATCCGGCAGACGCAGCAGTTCTCTCAGCCCTGGAGCCGCAACAGCTACAAGGACACCGGCCCGACCTGGGAGGGAGCCACACCTTCACCCAGCGACCGTTTCAGCAGGCAAACCGGGTCGCTGAGAGGGACGCTGTCTCGCTATGGCCACCAGGGGAACGACTCTCCTTCTCTCAGGACTCCGTCGCCCTCTCCGCGCGGGCGGACTTTCGTGTCAGACAGAGTTCTGGAATCCCTGAAGGATTCTGAAAGACAAAGAAGTAAATCTGGATCATCATCTCCGCAGAGCCCGCGGTCGTCGCCCTGCTCCCGCCGCTGCCGCTCCGTCACAAGAGAGCCGGAGTCTCCCGCCGAGGAGAGGAGTCAGTCATTCACGCAGAACCTGATGCAGAGACTGCGCAGGAGgtcgctgtctccctctctccggaCACTCACGCCACAAGGCTCTCCGGTTCTCGGCAGGAGATCCCACAGAGGCTCCGACGCCACTTCAGAAGGGGCGTTCAAGAGGCATGGGAGTCTGCCCATTCCTCGGAAACACAGCTTAGAGAGAAACTGGAGATCCAGCTCCCTCCGGCACCCACGTGCCCAGACCGGAGTTATGCAAACCTTGAACAACATCATCTCTTCACGGAAGGAAAGTGAGGCCTGCTTTGCCCTGCTCCCCACGCCGCCTTCGGACACTGCCTCGCCCCGGAGCCCGCTGCCCAACCCTGCCAGTACCCTCTCGAACTACATGGGAAAGTCCAGTTCACACAGGACCTCCGTATCCTCAGCGTACCCTAGAGAAGCGCAAGATTCGAGCTCCTCGACCGGAAGTTCGACGGACGAGTCACCGTCCTCGTCGAGCGGACTCAGCGGCCGTCGCAGCAGCAGGTCTTGCGAGGTGGACCCCGGCTCGTCCTTCAAG AGAAAAGAACTGAGCATGACAACTCCCTTCCCAATCGCAACCAGAGCATGGGATGAGGCAAGACTGAGTCTCATGAACCGCCACGCCAGAAG TGAGCTGGACGAGTCGCTGACGTGGCTGCGGGGCTGCGAGGGCTCGCCCACGAGGGACAGCCTGTGCTCCACCGAGGAGTCGGGTGACGAGTCGAGGCTGCTGCCCGACTCCTTTGACGCTGACATCTTGCACGTGATGGGGTTCGGTCACGCCGAAGGCCCCATGGGCGCGCCCGAGGCTTTAGGAACGAGGGCGACAGCCACTCACGGTGACCACGTGCGCTATCTCATCAGCAACGACGAGGAGTACTTGGTGTCCCTCGACCAGATGCTCCACGACTACCGGGAGATGTACAAGAAGACGCCGCCCCACATAAGGCAGCACTTCGACCTCGTCTTCAAGCAAGTGGGACTCATAAACGCCTTTCAGCGTCTCCTCCACAACGCTATAAAGGAAGCTTCGAGAAACCTAACTCTGTTGGCCGAAGTGTTCAGAAACGTCCAGTTCGAAGTTTACAGAGGATACATGATAATGACGCCGACGGTACAAAAAGAACTGTACCGCTATTCGTCTCATTTTGACGAACACTTTCCGAATTTGAAAAGAAATATCCTCAAGCCGTCCATGCGACTCAATTTCTACGCCATGGCGCTGGACGGCCTCAAGAAGCACGGCACCGAAAACGAGAAAATGGAACTTCAGCGTTCCATTGACTTCCTGAACCAACTTAAGCGCCAAGCCAACACCGAGATCACGCTGGCCACCGTCGTCAACAGCCCCGTCGACCTGCGGCTGGGCGGCGACATGCTCTTCATCGGTGAGCTCTCCTGTCTGAGCGGAGGAACTCTCCAGAAAAAGAAATACAGCATGATACTCTTCGAAAACATGTTAGTCATCGTGTCCTCCAAGATGTCCTATTTCAAGTATAAGATTCACTACAGATCAGAACAGCTTTATGACGTCGAGCCTTATGGCCCTAACGATTTCCTTCTGTCTGTTCTGTCCGAGGGACAGTTGCAGGTAATACCACTGAAGTTTAAGGCAAAGAGCACAGCCTTGCGTGATCAATGGGTCGCAGAATTGCAAAAGACCATTTCAAAAAATAAGCCGTCGCCATGCGAGAGCCCGCACTCGCAGATCATCTCAGGTAATACATTTGGCCTCCTCATGCCGTTGAGCCTCTTCTCAGTGTATCCTCAGCTCAGAATAACGTTAGAGGATACCCGAGCACCCGAAGAGACCAAACCCATCGAGGAGGTCTGCCAGAAACTGATCCGCACGGAAAAGTTGTTCATTAAGAATCTATCGACGTTGTTGCACCCGGAGGTCCTCCCGCCGCCCGAGAGCCTGCACGATCTTCTTGGAAAATTCCTTAGTGTCTATAGTACAAGCATCCTCCCGGAGCTTGAGCAGGCTCTAGCAACCAGCGCTTATGAATTGCTATCATGTCTCATGCGGAAATTGGACAACATGGAGATATATTCGGATTATCTTCTTATAAGAAGTCAGCTCACACTTAGGCTCGAAAGGGATGTTCGCGCGAAGCTGTACATCTCTCCCGTGCAGCACCTGGAGTGCTACATCCTATGGCTGCGTGAGGTCGCCCTCAATGACAAGTACCGCGACATCGCCCAGAGGATTGAGAGAAAGCTGTATGACTACATAATGAACGCGCAGATCCGTTTGCTGACAGAGACCATCAGGAACGGCCGCGTGGATTTCCGCAGGAGCGGGAACCTGATACGCAACGACGCCGTGGACGTGAAGACGCGGAAGAAGGGCGTCCCTTACGGCACGTACCAGGCGCTCCTGTTCCAGAAGGTGGTCATCATCACCAAGGCCAAGCCGCCCTTCTACGAATACATCTGGGATATTTGGCTCGACCAGGTCAACCTCGGGCCGCCTTGCAACGACGCCGCCAGCTTCAAGCTCGAGGTGCGTCAAGGCGGCGGCAGGGAGCCCATCACGTACGAGTTTCATGCTGCGAGCGAGGAGGTGAAGCAGGAGTGGATTCGGAGCCTTCAGCAGGAGCTCGTCCTTCAGGCTGAGAAGATTCGGCGTCGCTCAGCGTCGCATTTCTGA